A stretch of the Argentina anserina chromosome 6, drPotAnse1.1, whole genome shotgun sequence genome encodes the following:
- the LOC126798578 gene encoding mini zinc finger protein 2-like: protein MRKRQVVVRKEEPSSYTIRHVRYVECQKNHAAGVGGYAVDGCREFMASGEEGTAALTCAACGCHRNFHRREVETVCECSSPTSTEA from the coding sequence ATGAGGAAGCGCCAGGTTGTCGTGAGGAAAGAAGAACCTTCATCTTATACCATCAGGCACGTGAGATACGTAGAGTGCCAGAAGAATCATGCCGCCGGAGTTGGAGGGTATGCTGTTGATGGGTGCAGGGAGTTCATGGCGAGTGGAGAGGAGGGCACAGCTGCACTCACCTGCGCCGCCTGTGGCTGCCACCGGAACTTCCACCGAAGAGAAGTCGAGACTGTTTGCGAGTGCTCTTCACCTACTTCAACTGAGGCCTGA